A segment of the Lycium barbarum isolate Lr01 chromosome 7, ASM1917538v2, whole genome shotgun sequence genome:
AAAGATGGTTTGCTGATTCGACTTTTTTTGTTTGATAATTTGATTTGGGTCTTTGATGATGTTGGGATAATGTTAGCCAAATTTCACAAAAGAAAGTGCATTTTCATCTGGCAATTGAAATGTTACACACATGTACTTTTCAAGGGTTACATTCTTATGTGTGTTTAAACTGGAATCAATATTACCTTCAAATAACACGTGGCATAAAGAGTGCATTCACTTTTATGCATCTGTTGATTTAGTATGAATGAGAAAAAAAGTCATGTGCAAACACAGTAGTTAAGTGAGAAAAATTCATATGCAATACATATCACACATATCACACGCATCTATCAGTTTGATATAAATGTGGGTAAGTTTTTCATGTCTGACCTGAATAAATTATTTATTGATCAGTGGCTAATGATTTCACATTTTTAGACCTAATGAAAGAACTAGTGATTTTTCCATTACACAAATTTATTCTTCTCAAAAGTTGGTGTGCCATCATATCATCTTAATTAAACAACAGATAATGGTACGGTTTCATGTACTTTTCATTTTCCTCTATCCCTTTAATTTCCCACTACTCTATATGGTAGTGGAAACAATTCTAatctacaattttatatttcttcatATTGTTACGGATAGGGGTGTATAAAGTAAATTGATaaaccgcaccaaatcgataaatcgagttaaatcgagaaaaaaatccgattattggtttggtttgacttggtttggtgttgagaaaaaaaaaacccgatcataattggtttggtttggttttaactaaaaaaagtcaaaccgaaccaaactaacccgatattacatgtattcaatttttaaaatatttatttgtaatggaatttataaatatttcttttattttttcgtagtttttttttatctattatcatattattcaagcttgaacttagaattttgaatgtcaataagttttatatcctgtGGATAtttgtaactcaaataaagttcaaaccaaaaccaGCTCAACACTaacgctaacaaaagaaattcaatttaccactatgaatgacaataatgttggatatctattctttagttttgcataattagtttagagagtgaaaatacataacttaagtttttttctttttcatgtaaTTAACACCTATTAGTCgtgcttattttagcatgacttagtatttttagattatggtcattttctttatggcttgttaattagcaatatttattttaaccgattttattagtttttgttgaatattttaatacaatatcatcactcttctcacattttatgttattttcttaagaaacaccttaattatgtagttgtatcttactaggatagaaatatttgaagtaaaagttatacgtattgtatcaagactattccggaaaaaaaacccgaaaaacccgagaaaaccgaataacctgagaaaacccgaggttgaaatacccgaattttattggtttgatttgatgtataaatttaaaaacccgacgcgattggtttggtttggtgtttaaaaaatccgaaccaatccGGTCCATATACACCCCTAGTTACGGGGAACGAAATTGCGTACTTTTGGGATTTTTGTTTTTCAATTGTGTGATTGTAGAAAATGGTTCCCGATTGATAATGGCCTTAATATAATTAACAATAAAATAAGGACACCTTGGCAGGTCAAATATGTCGTTGGTAAACGTTTAAATagtgataattttattttatttttgccaATACCTATACAGAGGGGCAGAGGGCAATATGCTTTTTGCAACTAGCCAATCTGAGGGAAAAATGAAAGATCGCGTTATATTTGAGGAAGCTACCTCTTTATGACAATAAAATTAATATTGAAAATTAATCAAGATAACATCCCAATTTTCAGGCTAAGACCAACAAAGATTGATTTTGTCATTACTAATGCCAACAATAGATAGTGTTGTGTCTTATAAAGTTCTGTTAACTACGTGTATATCACCTTTTTGTGAAGCTCTTTGTATACAAGATGGAAGGGAGGAAGTTTTTAGTCATTGTGTTAGAAACAAAAAATATTTCGAGCCCACaaaattcattttatttttttaaggaaTTTAATTTAATTTCCTCACGGTATTTGAGGTATTGAGTCATTTTCTCCTTGGATAGAACAGAGTTACCTTGTTAGAATAGCAGCACTTCAAATTCCAAGATACTTCAAATGCAAAAAAGGGAATAAATCACACTTCCATTTGCAAATAAATGcataaaatagaagaaaataagaaTTCGAAAATCGATGAAAATATCATAGGCAAGGTGTTTGTATTTATAGCCGATGAATAGGTGAACCTCATGAGACCGTGCCGATTGATGTGTTGAAGTGCATTCTCATTCGTAGCACAACTCAAAGATCATGAATTCGAATCTCATCCTCACTAAAAACCCAACATGTATTAACCTCCCATTATAGGCAAGCATCTTGTAGTCAAATCACACGTAAGAATAAATTTTAACTTATCATTTTTCACCATATTTTGGAAGCAAAAATTTATATCCTCTGATTTCCTTGgtttattaattaatttattttatatttagCTTGGGTGCTTACCTAACCCCTACTATGTTTACTTttgatttatttaattaattaaaaaaagtaGTGCTTCATCATATATAGCATCTCAAACGACAGATTATACTGTACGGTTTCATGTACTTTCCATTTCCTCGTCCTTtaatttctcactactccatatATGGCAGTGGAAACAACTCAACTTTGCAATTTTATATATCTTCTTCAAATGGTATCCTTCAATAATCTCCACCATTAAATATGCAAATTAGATTTGTATATCCTTATAAAAGTTAGTTGCTAGCTAGCTCAATGTTGAATAATTCagaatcttcttcttcttcttcacggcCTAATATAGCTTTTCCTTTAGGTCTAGCTCTTCTTGTCCTAGTACTTGTTTGTATGACTGGCTTATTTTCTTGTTTCCACCATTGGAATAAGCTTCGATCCCTtctttgttcttcaacttcttctcATGATGATCATCTTGATGAAGATGATCAATCCTCATTTGATGCATCAATAGTTTCAGCCAATTCTAAAACTATCCAGGTATTGTTAATACATcctctttatttctttttttgttttgtttaatacTTTGGGGCGTGTGATGCACGAATAATGTCCCATATTGGTGGGAAAAAATATTAGTATATATTTGGTGTAGTAATATTCTTAATGGTGGCAGTAAAGAAAAGAATTAGGTGTAGGTAGAAAAAATTGTgtggattgtccttcttttggggtggtctttaaatgttgcctctcatatttgtggtctttaagttttgtctttCGCTTGAAAATGTGGATGAatactgaggttctgggttcgaatccccgctcaggcattaaataaaaaaatattttcgcaATGCAAGGCTTGGgcgcgtgtatgccggatccggcatacacttcttaaggaataactaaagttatgccggatccggcatacttatgccttatggggcagacttttagttaaagcataactaaaagtgtgtcccatagggcaaaacttttccttaaggcatagtttagtaTTCCTTacggggcaaacttttagttaaggcatgactaaaaatatgccccataaggcagaatttttccttaagacatagactttttcatataaggcaaacttttagttatgccttaagaaaaagttctgtcttatggggcatgcttttagttatgccttatgggacagacttttagttaaggtataattaaaagtatgcccttaaggcggaatttttccttaaggtatAAACTAGAAGTTATAGTtatgccgggtctggcataactttagttattccttaaaAAGTGTATGCCGGTCGCGCCCAAGCCTTGCATTGCGAAAAtatgagcaggggttcgaacccaaaacctcacgATTTCTACGCAAAGCTCAGGGTTGCAaccgcgaagggcaaaaattaaagaccaggaaTTTGAGGGGCAACAAATAAAGAccgccccaaaagaagggcaatccaaTGAATTGCCCTATACATTGCCCTATACAAGCTGTAGTAAATACTAATGGCATGAGGGCTTTTGGAAAACCTTGAGGGCTTGGGTCAAAATTAATCAATATCACATTACGTTAAGAGTATCTTTGTACTGAGTGATGACATGGGGCTTGACTTACTGTCATTGACCATCTGCGCTAGCCGATTTATTACTGCAGTTTTACCTGTAGCTCAGagacatatacacaaaagaaatctATGGGTTTTGATGATGTTAAATATCTGGGTAATATCGGTGGCACAATATGAATCTTTGGATTAGCCCATGAATCTTGGTGAATTATTGACTGTACGAATAAAGTCTCGTAATggtacataaaaaaaaaagtaaaaactaTATATATGAATCATGCCTTTTTAAGAGCATCTTTGGCGACTTAATTATCCCAAGAGGGGGAGATGGGGAGTTGTAACAAGTAGTATAGGGGTCGGGGTCAACAAACACGACTTTTGAGTCGAACTATATATATAGCTAATAAGGTAGAGTTAAACATATATTTCAAACTTTATTTTTAATCTAAATTTGACGATGTTTAAATTCTGAATTCGTCATTGCCTATACAATTTCTCATACATGGGGTTTTGTTTTTGGTGAAGGAGCAGAAGATTGGTGAGAGCTTGACTATATTGATGCCGGGAGATGATATTCCAAAGTTTGTGGCTTTGCCCGCTCCCTATCGGTGTACTCTCCAACTTGAAACACTTGTATAgactaaatatataatatatatttttatgtaATAGCTTCAGAACCAAATGAAATATATTATGTTAATTTGTTTATTTCTTGTCTTTAATATTCATACTTATATTTGGATTGTGGACCCTTTTATGTCTTATATAAGGTTTTTCGGGCACGGTAAAGATGGAAAATGCTTACCTGCATTAGCTTGGCGTttacattaaattaattaatgTAAAATAtgtgttgtatatgtatataatttttttaaaattaatcgtGATTAAGTGATTTATATTCTCATATTAATATGTATttccttcatttcatttcatgtGACCTCATGTTGATCAGTgtagagtttaagaaagaaagaattttgaaacttgtgatctaaatcAAATCAGAAATATTTGTATAGCTATAAATTCTTGaagtaaaataattttaaagTTGCTCTCTCATTGTGTTATTTAATTGGATGATATTCTCCTCATATTTTAATTAGAAAAGAGAGAAATCTTTATTTAGATTTTAGAATAGCCTTTTTGTTCATTATTTTAGCTCACACTCTGTTCAATGCTTCATACACTTCTATATTTTGGCTTAACATTTGGGCTTCATTTGTAAAGTCAAGATATCCATAATTTGTCTTTAGATGACTAGCCGACTGACTTTGATAGAGGTGGCAAAACCAACTCATTTATTTATATTTCGTCTAATTTACCCAATTTTTAACAAGTTATGTTATGATTTGTTATTGACTTGACCCATTGGATCGAACTCTAATAACACGTCAAAATATGGAGCAAAAATGGGTCAAAACAATGTAATCCGATGAATGATCAAATTCCAACTCAAAACCAAGCATGTAAAATCAAATTTTGAGATTGGAAATTATATCAATTTGGTAGAATTTGGGAATTATATCAATGTGTAAATTGATAATTATGTTAGTCTAGAGGAATtatatcaaaaaataaaataaaaaaggaggaGAGTTGAATACTATCTATGCGTGAATCTATATATAAGAGTTGAATATCCTTGACTTTTTCATGTGttttatttctttatattttgaattcaCTTAGTGAAAATACCGATTTTATCACTAACAGAAACCCTTGTGATAATCTACTGTATTTAATTTAATGAGTCCAAATTAAAGGTGTCGTTCCAAATTAATCTCCAATTCTAGAGCTCCATTAGCTCCAAATGAATGTACACTTCTCACATGTGCTAGCTAATACCCAAATTAGTATTTTGGACTATTTCACATTGGTAATAGGTGATTATTCATTATTGTGCATTAGGAGAGCGTCGACAAAATTAAGTTAAAACCATGGTACGTAGTATAACATAGCATTATTGAATTGATTCAatcatttgttttctttttacGTATTAAAGGCAAGAATCACATGTTAGTAATATAATGGAGAAAATGTAATGAAACGTCAAAAGACATACTCCTGTGACAACAGAATTAAAGGGGTCTATGTGGGACATTTGAAAGGTTGGTCCAAACTACCAAATCCTGAAAATTTTCATCTTGGCCATGATTAATTTCCCAAGTTGAGCTTTCAAATTATCAGCATAGGTGGACCAGTTTGGCCATCCCTCCGCCTTGATTAGTATAAAGAAGAATATAAGAGAATCATATTCTTCTTCATGCTAAATATCGAAATAGTCATCCACTCAATCGCATAAACTAAACATAATCAATGTATAAATTAAATTTATTGACTAGGAAAAGTAACTAGTAAATTCGACTGACTTTGTGTAAAGATCTCGCGTTTATAAACTTTTACAAATTGGAAGTTCTTCTTGTTCTAAATAAGAATGAATCTTGTAACCAAATGTGCTCCTTTAGTTGTGGGGATGTAATCAAGATACATCGACATAGATAccttaattcctttttttttttttttttgttcccgtGATATCTTAATTCCTTGCCCTGCTCATTCTTTTAGTAAAATTTGGTTACTAAAAAGATAAAATATTTGTAATTTATACTTCATTATTTTTAATATAGAGTACATTAAAATGTtggaaatatttttaaaatagagTATTTTAAAATACTGGAAAACATTATGGACAAAGAAAAGAGTGTTTAGTCTTTAAATAATACTctctctatctcaatttatgtcaTACTTTTTGTTTTTCGAcagtcaaataaaaaaaaaattaaccgtAGTAATTATTTTTATGGTATATCATCAGCTATCCTAGGGAAGATATTATGGCCTCTGAGGTACGGGACACAAATCACAATGCCTTGGCAAAATATCCCGAAATATCGGCACTTTTGAACAAAATCATCCTTCTAGGCCTCGAGGTCTTATAGAAAAATATCTATGTTTTTCAATGTTGTAATTAGACTAGCATTATTGATCAACTAATATAACATTTAATTGATTTTAGCAATATAAACACACATCAAGTTATGCAAAAGTTTGTCTATTATCTTATACCGGTGAAGAGAAATGCCTAAATAAAAATATAAGACCAAAATTCTCTTCTAATATATTAtccttatatattttttttacgttTTTGCATAAAATATTGCATTTTTATTCACAGTATAACAATCTTTTTATCATTATCAACCATATATATAATTCTTATATATTTATTTCCACGGACAGATACCTTAaccaaacaacttataagttggcgtttggccatagatttccgatttttttttttttttttaaatttgatttgggtgaagttttccaaaatttgaaaatgtgtttggtcatagtttttcaaaaaaaaaaaatttattattttttttgaaaaacatgaAACATGACTTGTACCCATAAGTTCTAAAAACTATCAAGAATATTCAATCATACCAAACAAACATACTTGTCAATCCCAAATTATTCGTATGTGTTTTAATTTGTTGTTGAATTTGGTTTCAATACTTTTATTTTACAAATTTTGTAATTTTCTTGTTGAATGCATCTCaatttgtgtatttttttttttttttttgttgttgttaaatcaTGCTGTTTTCTGCATTTCAATTTGTGCAATTTGGAGACGTCTTCGGATATGGAGACTCAGTAATTAGTTATTGATATTACAAGCAGTGATATAATTTTTGGGATTAAAACATAGTGACTGCTTAGGAGATAGCTTCAAGCCTTCAAATAATTCTTAGGttttgaagtattcttgattaatgGGAGAAATATGGTAGATATATATTAGTTGGATCATAAATAGATAGGGTTtttcttacaaaatataaaagtttcgagtaatattttaaaatttcgaAAAGGCCAATTGATAGATTTTGGTCCAAAATAGGTTTGAgtcaaaatttggaatttgaagatTTGTTTCCAAAATCTATTAAAATTTTATTGCCAAACAaagattttttttgaaaatatgcTACCAAAATCTATGACCAAACTGGAGCTAAGTAAATGCAATGTGCAATCAAGTGGTGCTAAATTTATTGATTTTACATTTATGGGGTACACTAGATAGGTGTATTTCCTTTACTGCCCTTAATATGTGATAAACAAGCTGGTGGGACCACACATCATTTGGCAGCAATTTATGTAGGGTCTTTTCCTTTTGTCATGCTTGTGATTATTAAGCAAACATTAATGAATGGGATTGTAAGAAACTAATGAGTGGACTGGTTGATTATTATTGGATTGAAAAGCAAGGCATGTTTTTCTTTGTCGACCATTATAAGGCTGCTCCTAATTTAAAACGAATTTACATACTTTAGATAGTAATAACTTGCTTTAATTTAGTACACATGCTATATCTCGGACCACCAAATCTTAGATTTTAGTAATATAGACTAGACGGCCTATGtccgcacgggcccaacactttaaatTATTGTATATCTATgcgtatgtagttgtgtttggataatgataatatatgtatattttatattgctaataaacatacataggtttgtactatttttatgcatatagatatatatactatgtttaaaacacgattaatatagtattgtaatttgtgctccgtatctaaaactttattatatttgtgttagctacgaatacaaagtcggcaaaagtttattaatactttttaaaagagaagacttatttaaaaggaaactattttcctctatTTGAGATAAAACAAAAGCAATagttaagcatcagttgatactttcaatttcatttcgattaatttaaagatctaaaatacttattattttttatcaaattttgatttggataattctaatttaaattattaaattaattttacatgtttaaaacgaaacaaagtagaaattgattttctatttaaacgaagaaatactattttttaatttttggtaaatattctcggtttagctcattttacttgtgatgttgtcttttgcatgattttttaatgaaacgtcaattagaatttgactaatttatcttattcattatttgatctccatttgatttttttttttacgacattaatctcttttcacatttattagactaagaataaaatgaaaaagtaattaaattttattttattttaaaatataaatattttaagtatatttattttagtaaacataacaaataaatgatatggcggaatagcaaatacaatagttcaatatctagattaaatctcaggctaatataaaaaaagaaagagaattgtatggtttggctacttaaccttttgaagaaaagcaataatttGGGGTCtatgttttttgctgtacaataatttcatttgcttctaCTAAcgagttgatacgcatgtggcaatgaatccatcattattgacttaataagatactttggaaattacatgaatattgtttgattttttaatatggggtgccctttttttttacattattagtttgcactgttcatatatatatatatataacgattaatataacattgtagtttgtactccgtatccaaaactttattatattagtgtttgctacgaatacaaagtctacaaaatttattaatactttttaaaagagaa
Coding sequences within it:
- the LOC132604039 gene encoding uncharacterized protein At5g65660-like; the encoded protein is MLNNSESSSSSSRPNIAFPLGLALLVLVLVCMTGLFSCFHHWNKLRSLLCSSTSSHDDHLDEDDQSSFDASIVSANSKTIQEQKIGESLTILMPGDDIPKFVALPAPYRCTLQLETLV